The genomic DNA CCGTCGCGAGCGGAGGAGGATTTCAGCACGAGATCCGACTGGGGGACGCCGTCGGCGTCCAGCGAGAGGGCACCGATGCAGCCCACGGCGAGCACCACCGCGGTGAGCACCCAGAGCGGCCGGGGCCGGCGGGAGACAGCCCTGGCGACCCTGCCCCACACGCCGCGACCGGTGACGGAGGATGGCTCTTGCGCAGAGGCGGGGTCGTACCGTGGCCGGCGGGGCCAGAACGCGACGCGACCGGCGGCGTACAGCAGCGCGGGCAGGAACGTCAGGGCGGCGAGCATCGCGAAGGCGATCCCGATCGCCGCGACCGGCCCGAGGGTGCTGTTGGATTTCAGATCCGACAGGAGCAGGCACAGCAGCCCCGCGATCACGGTGCCGCCGGAGGCGAGCACCGGCTCGACGGTTCCCCGCAACGCGGAGACGGTGGCGGCCCAGCTGCTCTCCCGGTGACGCAGCTCGTCGCGGTACCGGGAGACGTACAGCAGGGAGTAGTCGGTGGCCGCGCCGATGACCAGGATGAACAGGATGCCCTGGGTCTGCCCGCTCAGCAGCAGGACGCCGTCCGCGGCAAGATGCCAGATCACCAGCAGCGCCGCGCACAGGGCGAACAGCGAGGTGGACAGCACGATCAGCGGCAGCAGCAGCGAGCGATAGACGATCACCAGGATGACCAGCACGGCGGCCAGCGCCACGGCCAGCAGCAGCCCGTCGATCCCGGCGAAGGCCTCCGCGAGGTCGGCGGAGAACCCGGCGGGCCCGGTGACGTGGACGGTCAGGCCCTCGGGCACTTCGGTGGCCAGCTCCTGCTCGAGCTGCTCGACGACCGTGCCGACGTCGGCATCGGCGTCGACCGGGACGAACATCTGAATCGCCAGGGAGTCCTCGGAGGCGATCGGCGGGGAGACTTCGTCGATCACCCCTTCCAAGGAGGTGAGCTCTTCGCCGGCGTCGGTGAGCGCGCTGAGCTCCGCCTCGGTGATCTCGTCCTCGGAGGTGACCACGACGAGCGCGGGAAGCGCGTCGGAGCCGCTGAAATCGTCGGCCAGGGCCTGCACCTGGGTCGCCTCCGCCGATTCCGGCAGATACGCGGTGCGGTCGTTGGAGGAGACCTCGTCGACCCGGCCGAAGTACGGGCCGCCGATGCCGGCGGCGGTCAGCCAGACCAGGATCAGCAGTGCCGGCACCAGGATGCGCAGGACGCGCGGTGTGCGCGGCACCCGTCCACGGCGGGTCGGGGTGGGAGCTGAGGCGGGCTCGGGCATCGGGAGGATCCTTCGGACGGCGGGTGGACCGCATTCAGTGTCGCACAGGTAGCTAGCCGAGCTAGATAGATGATGGGTGTGATGTCGCCGGGATATCCTCGCCCGATGACCCGCCGCGAGCCGGACCAGACCCCGGAACCCGAGACACTGCCCGCGGTGTACAGCCTCGCGGCGAGCGACCCCGATGCCGAGCTGGTGGACCGCACGGGGCTCACGGAGCGGGATCTCGCCCAGATCGACGCGCTGATGGCAGCTCTCGCGCATCTTCGCGGCGCTGAGCAGAAGCTCGCCGATGCCTCCTTGCGTTACATGGAGCTGGGCGAGAGCGACATGCGGGCCCTGCACTTCCTCATCGCGTGCGAGAGCACGGGCACCCTCGCCACCCCCGGCGCCATCGCGCAGGCGCTCGAGATCTCGACCGCGTCGACGACCAAGCTGCTGGATCGTCTCGAGCGGGCCGGGCACATCCGTCGCCGCCGACATCCCACCGACCGTCGGGCGCTCGTGATCGGCATCGAACCCTCCACCCGGGCGGCGGCGATGCGCACCGTCGGCGCTCAGCAGGCCCGCCGGGTGCTCGCCGCAGGCCGCCTGCGGCCCGAGGAGCGCGACATCGTGATCGGCTTCCTCGAGGACATGGCGGAGGAGATCTCCGTCGACGGGCTCGACTGGGCTGCGGAGCCGGCGGAGCCGGGGGAGCCGGCGGAGCCGGGGGAGCCGGGGGACGCGGACGGGGGGCCCTGACCCCGCCGGAGGGTGCTGTGACGCCCCCTCGCGCCCTGGTGTGAGGATCCCGCCCGCGGCCCCGCATCGACCCCGTCCGACCGCTCGGTCGGATTGGTGACCTGCATTGGGACTTTCGCCCAGATCTCCCGGCGACGGGGGACTTGACGGGGTGCGACACGGGAGGTGAAGGTCGGCACACCGGCTCACCCTTGCCAGACGAGGCGATCTTCGCTATGAGGGCCGGGCATGGAGATCGGGATCGCCTTCCACCGTAGAGAGGTCTCCCATGGACACCACCGTCTTCGAAGCACACGAATCCACGATCCGCGGCTACTGCCGCAACTACCCCACGGTGTTCGCCTCGGCGTCCAATGCGCGCCAGGTCGACGAGGACGGCAGGTCGTACATCGACTTCTTCGCCGGGGCCGGGGTGCTCAACTTCGGGCACAACAACCCCCGCATGAAGGAGGCACTGATCGACTTCCTCCAAGCCGACGGCGTCGCGCACAGCCTGGACACCTACACCACCACCAAGCGGGACTTCGTCGCCCGCTTCCAGGAGGTGGTCCTGGCTCCGCGCGGCATGGATCACCGGATGCAGTTCATGGGCCCGACCGGCTCCAACGCGGTCGAAGCCGCCATGAAGCTCGCCCGGAAGGCCACCGGGCGCCGGGAGATCGTGGCCTTCAGCCACGGGTTCCACGGCATGACGCTGGGCTCCCTCGCCGCCACCGCCAACGATGCCTTCCGACAGTGGTCCGGGGTGCCGCTGGAGCACATCCACCGCCTGCCGTTCGAGACCGCGCCGGGCGGCGACACGGCCCTGGCGGAGTACCGGACGGCGCTCCAGGACCCCTCCAGCGGACTGCTGCCCCCGGCGGCGTTCCTGGTCGAACCAGTCCAGGCCGAGGGCGGTGTCAACGTCGCCAGCCGCGACTGGCTGCACGAGGTCCAGGACCTCGCCCGAGAGGTCGGCGCTCTGCTGATCTTCGACGACATCCAGGCCGGCATCGGCCGTACCGGCACCTACTTCTCCTTCGACGGCATGGGCCTCGACCCGGACATCATCACGCTGGCCAAGGGCCTGGGCGGGTTCGGCACCCCGATCGCCATGAACCTCAACAAGCCCGAGGTCGACGACCACTGGTCGCCCGGGGCGCACACGGGAACCTTCCGCGGCCAAGGGCTGTCCTTCGTCGCCGGCACGGTGGCGCTGGACTACTTCACCGACGAGTCCTTCCTCGCCGACGTCCTGGCCAAGGGGGAGCGGATGCGCGAACGCCTCACGGCGCTCGTGCGCGAGCACCCCGGACTGGGCTGGGAGGTCCGCGGCCGCGGCATGATCCAGGCGCTGGACACCGGGGACGGCGCCTTCGCCAAGCGCGTCCAGCAGACGGCCTTCGAGGCCGGTCTGCTGATCGGCCCGTGCGGGAGCGGGGGACGGGTGATCAAGCTGATCCCGCCGCTGACCATCCCCGAGGACGATCTCCTCCAGGGCCTCGACCTGCTCGAGCAGGCGATCCGTACGGCGCGGGAGGCGGACTGATGCGCCGCCGCGAGGACATGACCTTCCCGCCCGGGGAGTACGAGCGCCGGCTGCGGGAGCTGCGGGAGCGGATGGCCGGGCGCGAGCTGGACGCGGTGATCATCACCGATCCCGAGAACCTGATGTACCTCACGGACCATCAGACCACCGGCTACTCGTTCTTCCAGGCACTGATCGTCCCGCTCGAGGCCGAGCCGATGATGATCACACGCGCGATGGAGCAGTCCAACGTCCTCGAACGCACGTGGGTGGAGAGCTCACGGGCCTATCCGGACACCGGTGACGCCATCCTCGATCTGGTCAGTTCCCTGCGCGATCTGCGGCTGGGGGACGCCCGAGTGGGCTATGAGCGCAACAGCTACTACTTCCCGGCCTACCAGCAGGACCGCTTCCACGACGCCTTCGGCGAGGGTCTGGTGGACTGCTTCGGCATCGTCGAGGAGGGACGGATCCTCAAGTCGGCGGCCGAGATCTCGGTGATGCGGAGAGCGGCCCATGCGGCCGAGGCCGGGATGCGGGCGGGCCAGGAGGCGGCCGTGGTCGGTGCCACCGAGAACGATGTGGCGGCCGCGATCTCCTCGGCGATGTTCCGGGCCGGCGGGGAGTTCCCCGCGGTGATGCCCTACGTCGCCTCCGGACCGCGGACCATGATCGGCCACTCCACCTGGGAGGGGCGCACCATCGAACCCGGCGAGCACGTGTTCCTCGAGCTCGGCGGCTGCTACCGCAGGTACCACGCGGCCGTGATGCGCACCGTGGTCAACGGGGAGCTGAGCCCGTCGATGCACTCCGCGCAGGAGCTGATGAAGCATGCCCTGGCCGAGCTGCGCGGACTGATGCGACCGGGGGTGACCGTGGCCGAGGTCGACCGTCTCGTCCGCTCCGTCATCGAGAGCAACGACGTCGGCGCCCGGCTGGTCACCCGAGCCGGGTACTCGATCGGCATCGCCTTCCCTCCCTCCTGGGACGAGGGGTACATCCTCTCGCTGATGGACGGCGACGACCGGCCGCTGGAACCGGGGATGACCTTCCACGTCATCCCCTGGATGTGGGGCGTCGACGGCGACAAGACCGTCGGCATCTCCGACACCCTCCACGTCACCGAGGAGGGCTGCGAGTCGCTGTTCACTCTCGGCGAGGACTTCACCGTCCACGACGGCCGGATGCCCGGCCCAGTGACCGACCTGAACGCCCGCGCGAGCTGAGAGGAGCGATGCCATGAACATCGAGTCCACCGAGTCCACGGAGACCATCCGGACCGACCAGCGGGTCCTGACCGTCGTCGACCCGACCACCGAGAAGGTCGTCCGGGAGGTCCCCGCCGCCTCCTCCGCGGAGATCACGGCCGTGATCGATCGGGCCCAGAGCGCGTACGAGAGCTGGAGGGCGAGGAGCTTCGCCCAGCGGGCGGAGGTGCTGCGCGCCGTCGCCACCCATCTGCGCGAACACACCGAGGAGCTCGCGCCGGTGATGACCGAGGAGATGGGCAAGCCCATCACCGAGGCGCGGGGGGAGGTGGGCAAGGCCGCCTGGGCCGCTGAGCACTACGCCGAGCATGCCGAGGAGTACCTCGCCCCGCTGCATCTCCAGGCCGATGCCACCTCCTCCTACGTCCAGCACCTGCCGATCGGCCCGGTGCTGGGGATCCTGCCGTGGAACGCGCCCTTCTGGATCGCGTTCCGCTTCTGCGCCCCGGCGCTGATGGCCGGCAACACCTGCGTCATGAAGCACGATCCGCACGTGCCGGGCTGCGCGGAGGCGATCGAGGAGGCGTTCCGTGCCGCCGGGGCCCCGGAGGGGATCTTCCAGGCGGTCCAGGCGGTCACCGAGGACGTGGAGCAGATGATCCGCGATCCCCGTATCCGGGCCGTCAGCTTCACCGGCTCGGACCGGGCCGGCTCCGCGGTCGCGGCGACGGCGGCCTCGGAGATCAAGCCCGCGGTGCTCGAGCTGGGCGGTTCCGACCCGTGCATCGTGCTGGCCGACGCGGACCTCCGGAAGGCCGCTGACGTCACGGCGACCTCCCGCATCATCAACGCGGGTCAGTCCTGCATCGCAGCCAAGCGGGTGATCGTCGAGCGCTCGGTGCACGACGAGTTCGTGGAGCTGCTGCGCGAGCGCCTGGCGGCGCTCGTGGTCGGGGACCCGCGGGAGGAGAGCACGCAGGTGGGGCCCATCGCGCGGGCCGAGCTGCGCGAGAACCTCCACCGCCAGGTGACCACCTCGGTCGCGGCGGGGGCCACCTGCGTCCTCGGCGGCACGATGCCGGAGGGAGAGGGGTACTTCTACCCCGTCACCCTGCTCACCGACGTCGAGCCCGGCATGTCCGCGTGCACCGAGGAGACCTTCGGACCGGTCGCCGTGGTGATCGCCGCGGAGGACGGCGAGCACGCCCTCGCCCTGGCCAACGACACCCCCTTCGGGCTCGCGGCCAGCGTGTGGACGACCACGGAGCGCGGTGAGCAGATGGCGCCGCGCATCGAGGCCGGCCAGGTCGCGGTCAACGGCATCGTGAAGACGGACCCCCGGCTCCCCTCGGGCGGCATCAAGCGCTCCGGCTACGGCCGGGAGCTCGGCCCCCACGGCATCCGTGAGTTCGTCAATGCCCAGCAGGTGTGGGTGGGGCCGGCCGTCGGCTGACCCGTGCCGAGGCGGTGACCGAGCGGAATTTACGCAGCCGCAGGCTGTTGGAGACGACGAACACGCTGGACAGCGCCATCGCCGCACCGGCGAGCATGGGATTGAGCATGCCGAGGGCGGCGATCGGGATCGCGGCGACGTTGTAGCCGAAGGCCCAGAAGAGGTTGGTCTTGATCGTCCGCAGGGTCCGACGGGAGAGGCGGATCGCGTCGACGGCGTCGCGGAGGTCGCCGCGCACCAGGGTGATGTCCCCGGCCTCGATCGCGACGTCGGTGCCGGTCCCCATCGCGAGGCCGAGATCGGCGTGGGCGAGTGCCGGGGCGTCGTTGACGCCGTCGCCGATCATCGCGACGATCCGGCCCTCGGCCTGGAGACGGGCGATGACGTCGACTTTGTCCCGGGGGAGCACCTCGGCGAGGACCTCGTCGATGCCTACCTCGGTCGCGACCTGACGGGCGACGCCCTCATGGTCCCCGGTCAGCAGCACGGGGGTCAGGCCGAGCTGCTTCAGCTCCGCGACGGCCAGGGCGCTGGTGGGGCGGACGGTGTCGGCCACCATCAGCAGGCCGCGGGCACGACCGTCCCAGCCGATGACGACCGCGGTCCTGCCGTCGGCCTCCGCGGCGGCTCGGGCGGCGGCGGTCTGCGGGGACAGTGCCGCGCCCCGCTCGGCGAGCAGGGACGCGCGGCCGACGACGACCTCGCTCCCGTCCACCACGCCGCGCACACCCCTGCCCTCGAGCGTGCCGAACTGCTCGGGGTCGGGCAGGGTGCCGAGCTCCTCGGCCGCCCCCGCGGCGATCGCCCGGCCGAGAGGGTGTTCGGAGGCGTTCTCGAGGGCGCCGGCACGGCGCAGCAGCTCACCCCGGTCGGTGCCGGGCTCCGTGACGACATCCACCAGGGTCATCCGTCCGCTGGTGACAGTGCCGGTCTTGTCCAGCACGACGGTGTCGATCCTCCGAGTGCTCTCCAGCACCTCGGGGCCCTTGAGGAGGATGCCCAGCTGGGCGCCGCGGCCGCTGCCCACCAACAGCGCGGTCGGAGTGGCGAGGCCCAGGGCACAGGGGCAGGCGATGACGAGTACCGCGACCGCGGCGGAGAAGCCCGCCGTGGCCGGGAAGCCGGCGACGAACCAGGCGCCGAGGGTCACCACGGCGATCACGAGGACGATCGGCACGAAGACCGCGGAGATCCGGTCGGCGAGGCGCTGGACCTGGGCCTTGCCGGCCTGGGCTTCCTCGACGAGCTTCGCCATCCGGGCGAGCTGGGTGTCCGCGCCGACCCGGGTCGCGCGGACGACCAGGCGGCCTCCGTCGTTGACGGTGGCGCCGGTGACGTCATCACCCACGCCGGTCTCGACGGGGACAGACTCGCCGGTGAGCATCGAGGCGTCCACGGCGGAGGTACCCGCGACGACGGTGCCGTCGGTGGCGATCTTCTCGCCGGGACGGACCACGAACTCGTCGTTCACGGCGAGCTCCGACGTCGAGATCTTCACCTCGGCCCCGCCCCGGAGCACGGAGACCTCCTTCGCGCCGAGCTCGAGCAGGGCCCGCAGAGCGGCACCCGCTCGGCGTTTTGCTCGTTTCTCGACGTAGCGCCCGGCCAGGAGGAACATCGTCACGCCCGCGCCGACTTCGAGGTAGATGCTCGAGGCGCCGTCCGAGGGGGCGATGGTCAGCTCGAAGGGATGGGACATGCCGGGAGTGCCGGCCGTGCCGAGGAACAGGGCGTACAGCGACCACAGCAGGGAGGCGGAGGTGCCCAGGGAGATGAGGGTGTCCATCGTGGCGGCGCCGTTCCGGAGGCTGGTCCAGGCTGCCCGGTGGAAGGGCCAGGCGCCCCAGATGATCACCGGGGCGGCCAGCGTCAGGGAGAGCCATTGCCAGTAGGTGAACTGCAGCGCGGGGATCATCGACATCGCGATGACGGGAACGCTCAGCACCACCGCGCCGGTGAGGCGCTGTCGAAGGGCGGTCAGCTCGGGATCCTCCGCTGCGTCCGCGGGCTGCGCGCCGTGGCCCTCCACGGCCGGGGGAGTCGGCAGCGCGGCCGTGTACCCGGTCCGTTCGACCTCGGCGACCAGCAGCTGGGGGTCGTAGCCCGCCGGGACGGTGAGCGTCGCCTTCTCGGTGGCGTAGTTGACCGTCGCGGCGACCCCGTCGAGCTTGTTGAGCTTGCGCTCGATCCGGTTCGCGCAGGAGGCGCAGGTCATCCCGCCTATCTCCAGCTCGATGCCGGAAGCCGCCCTCGGCGGCGCCGAACTCATCGGGCCCGCACCGCCGCGTACCCGGCCTCCTCGACCGCGCCGAGGACCGTGGCGTCCTCGAGCTCGGCGGTGGCGCTGACGACGAGCTTCCCGGTCTGCGCGCTCACCTGGACGTCGGTGACGCCGGGGATCCCGCCCACCTCCTCGCGCACCGACATCTCGCAGTGCCCGCAGGTCATGCCCGTCACCTCGTACTCGTGCGCCGCCATCGGCTCCTCCTTCGTCGGGGATACCCTCGGTGGGTACCGCGTCCTGGAGGAACCGTATACCCCTGAGGGGTATATTTGGAAGGCGTCGGAACCACAGAAAAGCGGGAGCGCCGGGTCGGTGACCCAGCGCTCCCGCTCTGACCTGCATTTCTCTCGGTCGGGCTGACAGGATTTGAACCTGCGACCCCATGACTCTGCGCCAATTAAGGTTTGATGCCCTGGTAGTGCGGAGAACGCGCAGGCAGTTGACGGTTTTGTGCGCTCGAGAACTTCACGGAGATTCCTGGGTGTGACCGCCAGATCCCGCCTCTTGCGGTCACCTTAGCGGTCACTTCTCGAAGATTCCGGCCGCCGCAGAGACCACAGCCTCGGTGCTCGTCACGGCCGTGTACCGCTGCCGGTTGACCGCCGCCGTGTGACCGAAGAGCCGGGTGCGGGTCGCCTCGGGAAGCACGTCGTACAGCAGCGTGTTGTTCGTGGTGCGCCAGGAATGCCCCCGCTCGTACTCGAACATTTCGATGTGGAGCTGCTCGGCGAGTTCCCGGTAGAGCGCCGCGAGCTTCCGATCGCGGTTGCGGGGGTCCCAGACCTTCGCTTGGTCGGTCGGCGAAGGGAAGAGCCACGGGCTCCCAGAATCCAGCCGCGTCGCGAGACGCTTACTGACCGCGGGAGCAAGGACCGGTACTGGACGGCCCGTACGCGTCTTCGTGGCATCCGGGGGCAGTTCGACGATGAAGGTGCTGGAGGCGTCCACGTGGCAGTCCTCCGTGGGCCTCATGCACAGCTCGGAGGTGCGCAGCCCCGTCGTCGCTTGCGCGAGCACGATGTCGATGCATGCGGCCCGCTCGATCACTCGTTGCTCCCGCGTCCACCGTCCGCGCTTCGGCGCTTCCACATCCTCCGGGTCGGCGGCGAGTAGGTATTCGATGGCCGCGCGGTACTGCTCCGCGGTCAGCGCCCGCCCGCCCCGCGAGTATGCCGGCTTCTTGGCCCCGGACAGGTCGAGGTCCAGATCCATGAGGGGGTTGTACTCGATCACCTCGTCCACGCGCAGCGGTGCGGCCAGGTACTTCTTCGCCACGGTCTTCGCATGCTTCGCGTTGACCGCACCGTGCAGTCTCCCGATCTCCTCCAGGCACGAGGTCAGGGCCCGGGGCCGCATCGCCTCTCGCAACGATAGACCGGCCAAAGTATGGGCGTGCTTGCATGCCTCGTCTCCGCACTCGCCGCGCAGTAGCCGGTAGGCCAGCTCGTAACGTCTCGTGGTGCTGTCGGCGAGACGCTCGGCACGAATAGCCGGGAGGGTGACCGTGTCCAGATAGTCGAGGGTCTTGCTGGTGCCCTTCCATCCACCGTCGACGGAACCACTCAATAGGTCTGCAGCCCTCGCTCTCGCTCGAGCCCTGACCTTGCCCTTCGCCGGGGACTGATGCGCAGGTAGGTGTCACGTGATCTGTGGCGCTGAGGAGCGTTGCAGGGAAGGATGTGCACCATGCCTGCTCCCTACCCCCAGGAGTTCCGGGACGACGTCGTCCGCGTCGCGAGGAACCGTGAACCTGGTCAGAAGCTCGCCGTGATCGCGAAGGACTTCGGGATCTCCGAGTCGTGCCTGACGAACTGGATGCGTCAGGCTGACGTCGAAGACGGTGCCCGGCCCGGGAAAACTCGGGAGGAATCGACCGAGCTGCGCGATCTGCGTCGCCGGAACCGGCTGCTCGAGCAGGAGAACGAGGTCCTGCGCCGCGCGGCCGCCTACCTGTCCCAAGCGAACCTGCCGGGAAAAGGTTCTACCCGCTCGTGAGCGAGCTCGCCGCAGACGGCATTCCCGTCGCGGTGTCCCTGCGGGTCCTGAAGCTCTCCCGCCAGCCCTACTACCGCTGGTTGCACCAGCAGGTCACTGCAGCTGAGCTGACCGAGGCCTATCGAGCCAATGCCCTGCTGGATGCCCATCGCGACGATCCGGAGTTCGGCTACCGCTTCTTGGCCGGCGAAGCCGCAGCAGCAGGCGTAGAGATGTGTGAGCGCACGGCGTGGAGGATCTGCCGGGACAACCAATGGTGGTCCGTATTCGGGAAGAAGCGCGGCAAGAATGGAAAGCGGCCCGGTCCACCGGTCCACGATGACCTCGTGAAGCGCGAATTCACCGCCGACGACGCCAACGAACTCTGGCTCACCGACATCACCGAGCACTGGACCGACGAGGGGAAGCTCTATCTCTGCGCTATCAAGGACGTCTTCTCCGGCCGGATCGTGGGCTACTCCATGGACTCCCGAATGAAGGCTCGCCTCGCAGTGAACGCCCTGGGCAACGCGGTATCGCGGCGCCGAGATGCGGCTGGCTGCATCGTGCATTCCGACAGAGGTTCGCAGTTCAGAGCAAAGAAATTCGTCCATGCTCTGAACCGCCACCACCTCATCGGCTCGATGGGCCAGGTCGGTGCCGCCGGTGACAACGCCGCCATGGAGTCCTTCTTCGCCCTGCTCCAGAAGAACGTCCTGGACCGCAAGCGCTGGCAGACCAGAGAAGAGCTGCGGACCGCGATCATCACCTGGATCGAACGCACCTACCACCGCCGACGCCGGCAGGCCCGACTGGGTCGATTGACCCCCATCGAGTACGAGACCATCATGAACCCGACCGTCAGTCTGGCGGCCTAACCCCAGCTGACACCTGATCGCGCATCAGTCCCCTCACGTCGAGGTCGAGGCGACCTGGGGTGTCTACCAGCGCATGATCGCCGCCTATCGCCACGAGGACCGGCAACGTGGCCGCGAGCTCATGGAGAAGCTGATCACCGACCTCAGCGCCGGCGTCCCCAAGGTGCTCACCGAGCTCACCACCCTGGGCCGGACCCTGAAGAAGCGAGCCGCTGACGTGCTCGCCTACTTCGAACGACCCGGCACCAGCAACGGGCCGACCGAGGCGCTCAACGGACGGCTCGAACACCTGCGCGGCTCCGCACTCGGGTTCCGCAACCTGACCAACTACATCGCCCGAAGCCTGCTCGAGACCGGCGGCTTCAGACCCCAACTTCTACACCCCCGATTGGGATGAGCCAGCAAAGCACCGACCATATGTGCCCGTGGAGCCGTATCGGAAGGCAGAAGCCCAAGCAGAATGAGACCGATCGCGGCAGAGGCGACGGAACCACACAGTGCGATTCCCCAGCTACGCCGGAGGATCGTGACAGCGCATCCCAGTGCCGTGCCCGCCGCGAGAAGTCCGATATTGAAAGCCGTGGCGCGAGGGGAGCAAATCCACCGCCCATCCGCTGTGAAGCAGTCACTGGCATCAAGATCGCTGATCATGCTCAGAGGCCACACGTACTCGACCCCCGGAGCGGACAACGCCCAAACCACTGTGCCCGCGAAGATAACGAGCGCCCCCAGCAGCAGCATCGCTCCGAGGAAGCGCGAGGAGTGGCCGAATGCCGCGAAGGCGAGTGATGCTTTGTGCATTGCGTTCCTACCCGTCTTCTCCGCGGTCCGAGAGCTCGGCGTCCGCATCTTCGGCCGTGGAGAGCTCGTTCAGACGTAGGCGAGCCCGTCTCTCCCGTTCAGGGAGGGTGAGGTCCCACCAGGGGACTCCCCGTTCGCCCAGGCCTTCCTTGGCGAGCTTCACGCGGTCGCGAGCTCGTTCGCGCTCATCACCTCCGGTGTTCCGCACAGCAGCTCGAGCGCGCCCGAGCGCCGACAGCAACGCCGCCGTCGTCTCGTCGGCAAGCAGCGGGTCAGCTGCGCGCCAGCGCCGACCACCGACCACGATGTATCGGCCATCGAGGGTACGTTCCATCGCGTCCTCAATTCTCCGGCTGGAGGGCGTAAACCTCGGGAGCAGGGAACGCATCGAGGTACGGATAGACGTCGAGGTCGTCCCGCCCCCGAGAGTGGTTCGGGCACTCGAGGACCGGCAAACCGGACGAGTCCCACGCTACCTCCGGCTCCCGGCCTGCCACCACCGCCGTGCACTGACGACGGGCTCATGCCGAGAGGGCCCCGCAGTGCTCGCCGCGATCGTCAAGGCGCAAGCCACCGGCCGGAAGCCGAACGGAGGGAGCGGTGCGGCGGGGCTGTGAGCTCGGACCGCGCGAGCACTTCTCCGCGGTCCTGGTCGCCGGCGAGTTCGGATTCGGGGGAAGCTGATTGGCGCCGATACTCGAGGACCGGAGCGGGCGCGCGTCTGAGGACGGAGCGCGAGACGGTCCCGTCTTCCACGCCCGTGAGGCGCTGGACTGGTGGCGGGTTGAGCATATCGATCGCGGTCGATGCGTGAGCTTCCGAGCCGAGATGCTTGAACGGCGGGGCTTGGGTCGAGTCACGCTGTACTCCATCGCGGGGGAGCGCGATTCCATGCGATCGTGTTCCTCGACGGCTAGGAGCTTCA from Brachybacterium sacelli includes the following:
- the doeA gene encoding ectoine hydrolase — encoded protein: MRRREDMTFPPGEYERRLRELRERMAGRELDAVIITDPENLMYLTDHQTTGYSFFQALIVPLEAEPMMITRAMEQSNVLERTWVESSRAYPDTGDAILDLVSSLRDLRLGDARVGYERNSYYFPAYQQDRFHDAFGEGLVDCFGIVEEGRILKSAAEISVMRRAAHAAEAGMRAGQEAAVVGATENDVAAAISSAMFRAGGEFPAVMPYVASGPRTMIGHSTWEGRTIEPGEHVFLELGGCYRRYHAAVMRTVVNGELSPSMHSAQELMKHALAELRGLMRPGVTVAEVDRLVRSVIESNDVGARLVTRAGYSIGIAFPPSWDEGYILSLMDGDDRPLEPGMTFHVIPWMWGVDGDKTVGISDTLHVTEEGCESLFTLGEDFTVHDGRMPGPVTDLNARAS
- a CDS encoding MMPL family transporter, which produces MPEPASAPTPTRRGRVPRTPRVLRILVPALLILVWLTAAGIGGPYFGRVDEVSSNDRTAYLPESAEATQVQALADDFSGSDALPALVVVTSEDEITEAELSALTDAGEELTSLEGVIDEVSPPIASEDSLAIQMFVPVDADADVGTVVEQLEQELATEVPEGLTVHVTGPAGFSADLAEAFAGIDGLLLAVALAAVLVILVIVYRSLLLPLIVLSTSLFALCAALLVIWHLAADGVLLLSGQTQGILFILVIGAATDYSLLYVSRYRDELRHRESSWAATVSALRGTVEPVLASGGTVIAGLLCLLLSDLKSNSTLGPVAAIGIAFAMLAALTFLPALLYAAGRVAFWPRRPRYDPASAQEPSSVTGRGVWGRVARAVSRRPRPLWVLTAVVLAVGCIGALSLDADGVPQSDLVLKSSSARDGQAALGEHFPAGVGSPVQVVVDEEDLQATADVLAEAEGIDSVSVTSADYPSGSAPVTAEGIQAQGPPGAPAPDPTVVGGKVQVQGTLADAPDSPAAEQTVRELRTALDQEGFEEIVGGVTATSIDTNDASAHDRALIIPVVLVVILMILMVLLRSILAPVLLVATTVLSFGTALGVAALVFEHLFDFPGADPAVPLYGFVFLVALGIDYNIFLMTRVREEALQRGTREGMVRGLAVTGGVITSAGVVLAATFAALAVIPILFLAQIAFIVAFGVLLDTFVVRTLLVPALTLDIGRAIWWPSRLWRAGGS
- a CDS encoding NAD-dependent succinate-semialdehyde dehydrogenase — translated: MNIESTESTETIRTDQRVLTVVDPTTEKVVREVPAASSAEITAVIDRAQSAYESWRARSFAQRAEVLRAVATHLREHTEELAPVMTEEMGKPITEARGEVGKAAWAAEHYAEHAEEYLAPLHLQADATSSYVQHLPIGPVLGILPWNAPFWIAFRFCAPALMAGNTCVMKHDPHVPGCAEAIEEAFRAAGAPEGIFQAVQAVTEDVEQMIRDPRIRAVSFTGSDRAGSAVAATAASEIKPAVLELGGSDPCIVLADADLRKAADVTATSRIINAGQSCIAAKRVIVERSVHDEFVELLRERLAALVVGDPREESTQVGPIARAELRENLHRQVTTSVAAGATCVLGGTMPEGEGYFYPVTLLTDVEPGMSACTEETFGPVAVVIAAEDGEHALALANDTPFGLAASVWTTTERGEQMAPRIEAGQVAVNGIVKTDPRLPSGGIKRSGYGRELGPHGIREFVNAQQVWVGPAVG
- a CDS encoding aspartate aminotransferase family protein, which produces MDTTVFEAHESTIRGYCRNYPTVFASASNARQVDEDGRSYIDFFAGAGVLNFGHNNPRMKEALIDFLQADGVAHSLDTYTTTKRDFVARFQEVVLAPRGMDHRMQFMGPTGSNAVEAAMKLARKATGRREIVAFSHGFHGMTLGSLAATANDAFRQWSGVPLEHIHRLPFETAPGGDTALAEYRTALQDPSSGLLPPAAFLVEPVQAEGGVNVASRDWLHEVQDLAREVGALLIFDDIQAGIGRTGTYFSFDGMGLDPDIITLAKGLGGFGTPIAMNLNKPEVDDHWSPGAHTGTFRGQGLSFVAGTVALDYFTDESFLADVLAKGERMRERLTALVREHPGLGWEVRGRGMIQALDTGDGAFAKRVQQTAFEAGLLIGPCGSGGRVIKLIPPLTIPEDDLLQGLDLLEQAIRTAREAD
- a CDS encoding MarR family winged helix-turn-helix transcriptional regulator → MTRREPDQTPEPETLPAVYSLAASDPDAELVDRTGLTERDLAQIDALMAALAHLRGAEQKLADASLRYMELGESDMRALHFLIACESTGTLATPGAIAQALEISTASTTKLLDRLERAGHIRRRRHPTDRRALVIGIEPSTRAAAMRTVGAQQARRVLAAGRLRPEERDIVIGFLEDMAEEISVDGLDWAAEPAEPGEPAEPGEPGDADGGP